In one window of Kitasatospora sp. MMS16-BH015 DNA:
- a CDS encoding 3-oxoacyl-ACP synthase III family protein produces the protein MTSNEAYIASIGTALPGAPVDNEQLAKALGVNQEWVELFIGTKTRHFARDVGTNEVRWSLADLAAQAGEKAIASAGIDPAQIDFIVMGTATPDTLMPATVNHVADQLGLDQLPTYQLQSGCAGAVQALELGRTLVTATGGTGLVIGGDVCSKHLDLRRDLTDAPSSELVNFVLFGDGAGAAVLTPEPIGQRVALRRVLNRLTGLGRAPGQTIEWFGVADKDTDKQAINEDYKAIEESVPVMAVEILWELLGELDWSVEELDYILPPQLSGRMTSLIYQKLDIPNVREISCVADTGNNGNALPFLQTERLLAEMKTGERALAVAIESSKWIKGGFALEKI, from the coding sequence ATGACGAGCAACGAGGCCTACATCGCCTCGATCGGGACGGCCCTGCCGGGCGCGCCCGTGGACAACGAGCAGCTGGCCAAGGCCCTCGGGGTCAACCAGGAGTGGGTGGAGCTCTTCATCGGCACCAAGACCCGCCACTTCGCCCGCGACGTGGGCACCAACGAGGTGCGCTGGTCACTGGCCGACCTGGCCGCCCAGGCGGGGGAGAAGGCGATCGCCTCGGCCGGGATCGACCCGGCGCAGATCGACTTCATCGTGATGGGCACCGCCACCCCCGACACCCTGATGCCGGCCACCGTCAACCACGTGGCCGACCAGCTCGGCCTCGACCAACTGCCCACCTACCAGCTCCAGTCGGGATGCGCCGGCGCCGTCCAGGCGCTGGAGCTCGGCCGCACCCTGGTCACCGCCACCGGCGGCACCGGCCTGGTGATCGGCGGCGACGTGTGCAGCAAGCACCTCGACCTGCGCCGCGACCTGACCGACGCCCCCTCCAGCGAGCTGGTCAACTTCGTGCTCTTCGGCGACGGCGCCGGAGCGGCCGTGCTCACCCCCGAGCCGATCGGCCAACGGGTCGCGCTGCGGCGGGTGTTGAACCGTCTCACCGGCCTCGGCCGGGCCCCCGGCCAGACCATCGAGTGGTTCGGGGTGGCCGACAAGGACACCGACAAGCAGGCCATCAACGAGGACTACAAGGCCATCGAGGAGTCCGTCCCGGTGATGGCGGTGGAGATCCTCTGGGAGCTCCTCGGTGAACTCGACTGGTCCGTGGAGGAGTTGGACTACATCCTGCCGCCCCAGCTGTCCGGCCGGATGACCAGTCTGATCTACCAGAAGCTCGACATCCCGAACGTCCGGGAGATCTCCTGCGTCGCCGACACCGGCAACAACGGCAACGCCCTGCCGTTCCTGCAGACCGAGCGCCTGCTCGCCGAGATGAAGACCGGCGAGAGGGCCCTCGCGGTCGCCATCGAATCCAGCAAGTGGATCAAGGGCGGCTTCGCCCTTGAGAAGATCTAG
- a CDS encoding acyl carrier protein, whose amino-acid sequence MSITTEEFVQLVNEDIGLQVEPTELEADFDALPGWDSLHLLKLVTALEKATGRKVPVGRLLEARSLGQIHRLATAS is encoded by the coding sequence ATGAGCATCACCACCGAGGAGTTCGTCCAGCTGGTCAACGAGGACATCGGCCTGCAGGTCGAACCCACCGAGCTGGAGGCCGACTTCGACGCGCTCCCCGGCTGGGATTCGCTGCACCTGCTCAAGCTGGTGACGGCCCTGGAGAAGGCCACCGGCCGGAAGGTGCCGGTCGGCCGCCTGCTCGAGGCCCGCTCGCTGGGCCAGATCCACCGACTGGCCACGGCCTCGTGA
- a CDS encoding 2-oxo acid dehydrogenase subunit E2 gives MSTEPVRARRHTLFFLEYAAAQRPVYLDTEVDMTLVTAHRAGSERRYSLVSYLLLAVGEVLGRHPEANAVLAPGWPGRLATPKVTRFPSVTAKLALDRPVEGQRTVLSALLPGLEHQTLAGIQDTVDRYRGPDAADLPEFTAVRKLGRLPAPLGRLAFTAALRRPERRAQILGTVAVSSLGHRPVEAFHSVGGTAVTINAGRVTDRPVARAGQVVIAPVMRLGLAFDHRVVDGGTAADVLGDLKQTLEEFHDRSGGGRGEAVRATDQDHRPGRPVGARHP, from the coding sequence GTGAGCACCGAGCCCGTCCGGGCGCGCCGGCACACGCTCTTCTTCCTGGAGTACGCGGCCGCGCAGCGCCCGGTCTACCTGGACACCGAGGTGGACATGACCCTGGTCACGGCGCACCGGGCGGGCAGCGAACGCCGGTACTCCCTGGTCAGCTACCTGCTGCTCGCCGTCGGCGAGGTGCTCGGCCGCCACCCGGAGGCGAACGCGGTGCTCGCCCCCGGCTGGCCCGGCCGCCTCGCCACCCCCAAGGTCACCCGCTTCCCCTCGGTGACCGCCAAACTCGCCCTCGACCGCCCGGTCGAGGGGCAGCGCACCGTCCTGTCCGCCCTGCTGCCGGGTCTGGAGCACCAGACCCTGGCGGGCATCCAGGACACCGTCGACCGCTACCGGGGGCCGGACGCCGCCGACCTCCCGGAGTTCACCGCCGTCCGCAAGCTCGGCAGGCTGCCCGCCCCGCTCGGGCGCCTCGCCTTCACCGCCGCGCTGCGCCGCCCGGAGCGGCGCGCACAGATCCTCGGCACGGTGGCCGTCAGCTCGCTGGGCCACCGCCCGGTGGAGGCGTTCCACTCGGTGGGCGGCACGGCGGTGACGATCAACGCGGGCCGGGTCACCGACCGCCCGGTGGCCCGGGCCGGCCAGGTGGTGATCGCGCCGGTGATGCGGCTCGGCCTGGCCTTCGACCACCGCGTCGTCGACGGCGGGACGGCCGCCGACGTGCTGGGCGATCTCAAGCAGACACTGGAGGAGTTCCATGACCGGAGTGGAGGCGGCCGCGGCGAAGCCGTTCGGGCCACCGATCAGGATCACCGGCCGGGACGGCCCGTGGGCGCCCGTCACCCGTAG
- a CDS encoding 4'-phosphopantetheinyl transferase superfamily protein, producing the protein MTGVEAAAAKPFGPPIRITGRDGPWAPVTRSVQEYGTALVYAHLDDWRPDRAAGPRLQRLLGRDWAKYLELTHLDVRIRFAASRILLKTAVGRLFGVGPEEVELGYRDKGRPFIRGNDSVDVSISHTDGLLLVGLSTQGQIGVDVEPADRELYDQGLARHLCTETELKRVEALPYELRNAELLRIWTLKEAYTKAIGTGLMSSFGSFSVDGSGSCHGLRGPDGEPADTGTWYSATFTDEPEYVLSVAVVDDGFGSDTQAATGARLNDGLVSALIDALGEEEPDQGADSDW; encoded by the coding sequence ATGACCGGAGTGGAGGCGGCCGCGGCGAAGCCGTTCGGGCCACCGATCAGGATCACCGGCCGGGACGGCCCGTGGGCGCCCGTCACCCGTAGCGTCCAGGAGTACGGCACCGCCCTGGTCTACGCCCACCTGGACGACTGGCGCCCGGACCGGGCGGCCGGCCCCCGGCTGCAGCGCCTGCTCGGCCGCGACTGGGCCAAGTACCTGGAGCTGACCCACCTGGACGTGCGGATCCGCTTCGCCGCCTCCCGGATCCTGCTGAAGACCGCCGTCGGGCGGCTCTTCGGCGTGGGCCCGGAGGAGGTCGAGCTCGGCTACCGGGACAAGGGCCGCCCGTTCATCCGGGGCAACGACTCGGTGGACGTCTCGATCAGCCACACCGACGGCCTGCTGCTGGTCGGCCTCTCCACCCAGGGCCAGATCGGCGTGGACGTGGAGCCGGCCGACCGCGAGCTCTACGACCAGGGCCTGGCCCGGCACCTGTGCACCGAGACCGAGCTGAAGCGGGTCGAGGCGCTCCCGTACGAGCTGCGCAACGCCGAGCTGCTGCGGATCTGGACCCTCAAGGAGGCGTACACCAAGGCGATCGGCACCGGCCTGATGTCCTCCTTCGGCAGCTTCAGCGTGGACGGCAGCGGCAGCTGCCACGGGCTGCGCGGCCCGGACGGCGAACCGGCCGACACCGGCACCTGGTACTCGGCCACCTTCACCGACGAGCCCGAGTACGTGCTCAGCGTGGCCGTGGTCGACGACGGCTTCGGCTCCGACACCCAGGCGGCGACCGGCGCCCGGCTCAACGACGGCCTGGTCTCGGCGCTGATCGACGCCCTCGGCGAGGAGGAGCCCGACCAGGGCGCCGACTCCGACTGGTAA
- a CDS encoding DUF4260 family protein translates to MSSTAFAVTSHEPPPDRWTWRHPEGRLLSAAVGVGALTAATVLAGPLTWTFWAGLLGPDLAFAKGWGRPTPGPGYVPKETVGLYNELHHPIAPAAAIALGIVTLSQPLVVGGLGWLAHIAIDRATGIGLRHPDGHIH, encoded by the coding sequence ATGAGCAGCACCGCGTTCGCCGTCACCAGCCACGAGCCGCCGCCGGACCGGTGGACCTGGCGCCACCCCGAGGGCCGCCTGCTGAGCGCGGCCGTCGGGGTCGGCGCGCTGACCGCCGCCACCGTGCTGGCCGGCCCGCTCACCTGGACCTTCTGGGCCGGCCTGCTCGGCCCGGACCTGGCCTTCGCCAAGGGCTGGGGCCGGCCCACCCCGGGCCCGGGCTACGTGCCGAAGGAGACGGTCGGCCTCTACAACGAGCTGCACCACCCGATTGCCCCGGCGGCCGCCATCGCGCTGGGCATCGTCACCCTCTCCCAGCCCCTGGTGGTCGGCGGCCTCGGCTGGCTGGCCCACATCGCGATCGACCGCGCCACCGGGATCGGCCTGCGCCACCCGGACGGCCACATCCACTGA
- a CDS encoding alpha/beta hydrolase has translation MYDLDELKGYARLHARGQGVDARRVAEVLDGITNDTPGDEHSWARVWHTAAYALAARGRELEACAHYAMARFPYPSDQPRAEAQQAAVAAFDRWRTAHGGIEPLEVAVPGKGKVRAWTAGLDAADPRPLIVVMGGIVSTKEQWAPQLPKFAKQGFAAVVAEFPGVGENGMTYTADSWRLLPALLDALQGRARLTDVSLLTLSFSGHLALRAAATDDRIGRVLTVGAPVSAFFTDDQWWETSVPAITKQTLAHLTGLTDPAALRAELRGWALTEAELDAVQVPVGYVVSTRDEIIPRADGKLLADRLPQARFKEFDDVHGSPDHLGEMRLWLMHALLSSQGIEDHRTAALEVGLGLHKLAEIVKEGRS, from the coding sequence ATGTACGACTTGGACGAACTCAAGGGCTACGCCCGCCTGCACGCCCGGGGCCAGGGTGTCGACGCCCGCCGGGTCGCCGAGGTCCTGGACGGGATCACCAACGACACCCCCGGGGACGAGCACTCCTGGGCCAGGGTCTGGCACACCGCCGCCTACGCGCTGGCGGCGCGCGGCCGCGAGCTCGAGGCCTGCGCGCACTACGCGATGGCCCGCTTCCCCTACCCCTCCGACCAGCCGCGGGCCGAGGCCCAGCAGGCCGCGGTGGCCGCCTTCGACCGCTGGCGCACCGCGCACGGCGGCATCGAACCGCTGGAGGTGGCCGTCCCGGGGAAGGGCAAGGTGCGGGCCTGGACGGCCGGCCTGGACGCGGCCGACCCGCGCCCGCTGATCGTGGTGATGGGCGGCATCGTCTCCACCAAGGAGCAGTGGGCACCGCAGCTGCCCAAGTTCGCCAAGCAGGGCTTCGCGGCCGTGGTCGCCGAGTTCCCCGGCGTCGGCGAGAACGGGATGACCTACACGGCCGACTCCTGGCGCCTGCTGCCGGCCCTTCTGGACGCCCTCCAGGGCCGGGCCCGGCTCACCGACGTCTCGCTGCTCACCCTGAGCTTCAGCGGCCACCTCGCGCTGCGCGCCGCCGCCACCGACGACCGGATCGGCCGGGTGCTCACCGTCGGCGCCCCGGTCTCGGCCTTCTTCACCGACGACCAGTGGTGGGAGACCAGCGTCCCCGCGATCACCAAGCAGACCCTGGCCCACCTCACCGGCCTCACCGACCCGGCGGCCCTGCGCGCCGAGCTGCGCGGCTGGGCCCTGACCGAGGCGGAGCTGGACGCTGTCCAGGTGCCGGTCGGCTACGTGGTCTCCACCCGGGACGAGATCATCCCGCGGGCCGACGGCAAGCTGCTGGCCGACCGGCTGCCGCAGGCCCGCTTCAAGGAGTTCGACGACGTGCACGGCTCGCCGGACCACCTGGGCGAGATGCGCCTGTGGCTGATGCACGCCCTGCTCAGCAGCCAGGGCATCGAGGACCACCGGACGGCGGCCCTGGAGGTCGGTCTCGGCCTGCACAAGCTCGCCGAGATCGTCAAAGAGGGAAGGTCCTGA